The window AATTTGTTGTGTCATAATTCTTCCTCCGAAGCAAGAAAGCGCCGCCAAGCTTCATCGAATACCTCCATGCTCATTAAATAAGTTGCATTTTCTTCTAAATATTTTGAGATTTCATCAAAATTCTGTGACTGTTTAGGGAATTCTGAATCAAAAAAAGCTGCGTTGGCAAATTCTTGGACTTCGTCCGCATTTTCTGGTTTTCTCTGCGTCATTAACCACTCGTAAAAACCCCGACTTCTCATTTTAAACCACCTTGAAAAATTATTTTGTTTTCGGGAAGATTAATCGTTTTAGCTTTAAAAGCTAATAAATTACCTGTTTTCATTTTTGCTAGATTTATCGATATATCCTTTTTCGACGGATCGATACCAATAAAGCTCGGTAGACTTGTTGTTGCTTTGATATAACTCATTACCGTCCCAATCGGCAGTGGCATAGAACCAGCCACCAATTTTTTAGCTTCTAGTAAAACGTTACCGTTCTTTGTAACGCTCGGATCGAAAGCTACGCCTACATTAAGTTTGGATCCAAGAAATTTTATATCACCGTATACATAAACCTGTTTGGAATCGGCTGAAATTGATAAGTTTTTTATCTTTTGCTCCTTAAGGAATTTAGCTGAAATTGCATTCACTTGTTTTCTAGTTAATACAACATTAAAAGTTGCATCGCTATCACGAATTGATGAATGGGAATCTGTCGATTGATAGCTGTCACTGAAAAGAGCTAAAAATACAGCAAAAATCGTTATTAAAATAATCGCAAATAACGACCAAAATGCCCAAAACCATTTATTTTTTTTAATCTTTATTTTTTTTGCCATGTATTATTATTATTTATTGCCTTAAATAGTTCTTTTGCCATATAATCGTAACCTAAATTATTGGGATGAAAATGATCAGCCTGAGAAATATAATCATTCTTTATTTTAATGCTTCCAGACAAAACTGATTTTTGAGTCTTATTGCCGACTTTACCATTTGCAATGAGATCCTCGGCAGTTAGTTTGCTTATTTCTTCGCTCGTCTGATACTGCCCATAGGTTAATTGACGAAAAATCGATACATAAAATCCATTAGACTGCTGTTTGACTAATTTTTCATTAATTGCATTGTAAAGTTTTACATCTTGATTGATGTCTGTTCGACTTGCCATATTAACAAAAGTTGGATTGTAATTGCCGAAAATAAAAAGTGACGATTTACTCTTTCTTAAGTTGGCAACTCCTTTCAATAAATTGTTCAGAGAAGTTTTATATTTAGTACTGCTTTTTTTCACTGAATTTGTTAAACTGGTTGAACTTTTCGTATCAACATTTTTTAACAGTTCCTGTCTTAAATCATTTCCTCCAACTGTCATTATTATTAAATCGGCTTTTTTTAACAATTGCTGTTGTTTCGTTGATTGATTGATTCGCTTTAAAATTTGATCGGAACGATCACCTGGTTTTCCGAAATCATATGAAGAAAATTTATATTGGGGATAAGTTTTTTTTAGAAGCTTCATTACGCGTCCCGTATATCCATGTTCTCCAGCGGTATCACCAACACCAAAAGTTAACGAATCACCTAAAAAAACAACTGTAATGCTGCGACTAGTTGCCTGTTTTGCATCGTTACTACTTTTAGGCGTTAAAAAAACGATTGAAACTATAAAAACACCAATAAAACCAAGGATTATAGCCGTCAAAATTTTTAGAAAAGCCTTCATAATTATTCACCGTAATACAAAATACAAAGCGTGCCAATTCCAGTATGAGTCGCAACAATTGGCGAAGTACTAAATGTAATAATCGGAGTATTAGGAAAAAGTTTCCTTAAACGATTTGAAAGTTCTTCAGCCTCTGTATCGGCATCAACATGCGAAACCCCAATTGAGTATATTTTCTTTAACTTTTGCATTCCGTCAATGACCTGATCATAAAACTTACCAATTGATTTTTCACCGCGACCTTTGGAAATTGTTTTAATCGAATCATCAATAAATTCAAGACCGACTTTAATGTTCAACAGGGAGCCAACCAGACCAGAGGCACGACTAATTCTTCCTCCGGCGATTAAATTTTTTAAGGACTCAAGGCTGAGAAAAATTTTCGTCTGATCTTTAATTTTTGTTAGAAGAGATATTATTTCTTCAATAGTTTTGCCTTCTTCGGCCATTCTTGCTGCCGCTAATACTTGAAAAGAAAGACCACGATCAATTGAATGTGAATCAACAAAAATAACTTTTCCATTAAAATCTTTTGCTACAGTTGCAGCCGTCTGCCCTGTTCCGGATAAACCACCGCTAAGATGAATACTGAGAATTTGAGCCTTTGGATTTTCCCTTAAAATACCTTCGTAAGTATCATAAAAATTTATTACCGCCGGCTGGCTCGAAGTAGGAAGCTTTTTAGTAATTTCCATTTTTTTAAAAAATTCATTACGAGATATATCAACGCCGTCTAAATAATTATGATCGTTAATTGAAACCTGTAATGGAACAACACCAATATCATATTTTTTAATTTCTTCGTCCGTGAGGGCAGCTGAAGAATCGGTAACAATTTTAATTATTGACATAATTAAAATTATACTTGATCGTTTTTATTTTTCCTCTCATAAGTCAAAAAATCAAAGGAATAGGTGTGCTTCTGGTCCTGAATATGATGTCGTTGAGAGATTAAATTAAAAGATTCTTCACTAAAATCTGGCGCAAATGTATCTCCTTTAATATTAGCGTCTATTAAAGTAATCAATAATCGGTCCGCCATACTCATAAAACTTTTGTAAACACTCGCCCCACCAATTACGTAAAGTGGTAATTGTTTTTCCTTTGCAATGTCGACAGCTTCCCTTGGAGAATGAGCAATCCTTACTTTTGGATTGTCGCTTTTAAAAGCCATATTAGAAGTTAAAATAATGTTTAAACGTTTTGGCAATGCTCTTGAGCCAAAGGATTGATAGGTTTTACGGCCCATCACAATTGCCTTATTTTGAGTCTCTTGGCGAAAAAAATTTAAATCGTCTGGTAAAGACCATGGCAAACTATTGTTGTTACCAATCACATTATTTTTTGACTGTGCCCATATCAATGTAATCATTCTCTGCCTCCGTTATTAATCTTTGCTTGTTATTATTAATTTTTCCGAGAACAACTTTTTCTTTTAAATCTTCAATAATTTTTCCGTAAGCCGGACCGATCGGTATCCCGATATTTTTTAAATCCATGCCACTAATCTTGAGTTCCGAAACATTATGAATTGCTAAATTATCATAATCAGTTAATAACTCATCCTTATCAGTTCTTTCAATTGCTGTCAGAGCGATTGATATTTCTGGACCTATATCGAATAAATCAAGATTGTTCGGTTGATCTTTTTTTAAAAAATTAATCGATTTGAAAATTTGTTTTTTTAATTGGTTACTCATTTTCCAACTGTTGAGATATTTTGTTAAATTAGAACTTTTTAAATCACTAAAAAAAATGAATCTGGTCCAATTAATTGCGTCATTTGATGATTGAATTCCAGAATAACACTTAAACAAATTAAACTGATCTTTAATCAATTTATGTCCAGGCAGAAAATCAACAATTCCTAAATCATACATTTGTTTCAGGGACCTTGTCGGATTTTTACCGGCTAACAATTTTGAAAACTCAACAAATATTCTTTCCGTGGCAATATCCCTTAGATTTGCTTCAATTTTTTGACTTGCTTTCAGGGTTTCTTCTTCAATCTTAAAATCAAGTTGACTGGAAAAACGGAAGGCACGAAGAATTCTTAAGGCATCCTCTGAAAAACGTTGTTTTGCTTCACCAACCGTTCTAATGATTTGCTTTTTTATATCGTCAAGACCTGAAAAATAATCAAAAAGTTCTCCTGCCCGATTCATTGCAAAAGCGTTTATTGTAAAATCTCGTCGTGATAAATCCTCTTTTAGATTTTTTGTGAAGGATACGTTTTTCGGATGACGATTATCTAAATACTTACCATCGATACGAAAAGTTGTGACTTCATAATTTTTTCCGTTTAGAAAAACTAAGTCGGTTCCGTGCTTTTCGCCAGCATAATTATCGGCTGTTTTAAAAATTTTTTTCATTTCGGTTGGCAAAGCATCGGTTGTGATATCAACATCGTGAATAGGTCTTCCAAGAATTGAGTCACGGACCGACCCGCCGACAAAGTAAGCTTGATAACCAAATTTTTCCAAACAATCAAGCACAGGAATCGCTTCTTTAAATTCTTTTGTTAATCTAATTATCATTAAATTAAATAACTTTCCATTTCAAAGTCTTCCGGAACAATCCGTAAATACTTTTTTAAATAATTCTGAGCTGTATCAATGTTAGTGTTTTTAAAAACAAAAAAGGCATCTTTGAGAAAAGACGGTTCTTTAGAAAAATATTCGTCAACTTGTTCAAAGGCATTCTCCGCCTGCTTTTGTTGATCGGAATTAAAATAAGCAAGACCCAAATACCAAAAATAATGCTGATCAATTTCATCATCTTCAATATGCTCATTGATCAAATTAATGGCTTGGCTATATTCTTTTTCCTGAAGAAAATTATATGCAAGCAAACTAATTGCGTTAGTCTGTGATGGATCTTTTTCGCTAATAAAATTGAGTTCCTTGTTCGAACTTACATAATCGCCAAGATTGCTTTGGAGCAATGCTAATTTAAAACGAGTAAGTAGATTAAAAGGATCGAAACTCTTTGCTAACTGAAGAGTGCGAAGTTGTTCCTTGGAATTTCCTTGTTTTTCATAAATAGAAGCTAAATTCAAATAATCGTCAAGCTCTGCTTCTTGATTATCGATATTTTCTTCGATCAACTGCTGAGATTTTTCACGATCGCCCGACTGAAGATAAGCCTGTGCCAGACTGCTAATTTCTTTTCCGGACAAATTTTTTAGTCCAACTTTTTGAAACTCGGCAATTGATTCTTCAAATTCTCCATTTGAAGCAAGAGCCATTGCTAAACGAGCATGCAAATTTATTTGATTAATCGATTCGTGTCCTTGGTTAAGCAAGTAATCGTAAAGTTGAGCTGATTTGCCATTCTCTCCTTCAGCATCATAAAATTCTGCTAATGCAAAGCGAATAATTGGATCGTCACTAATATTTTGCAAATCAAGTAAAACTCCTTCAGCTGATTCTGCCAAGCCCTCGGATTCATACAAATCTGCCTTAACAATTTGAGCTGACAAATATAAGGGGGCTTTTTGCTCTATCTTATCCAAGCAATTAAGGGATTGATCATCATTTCCTTCATCGAGATATATTTCAGCAAGATCGAGATTAATCTGGTCATTTGTATCATCTTTTTCATTCAAATGTTCCAGTATACCTTTGGCATCATCAATAAAGCCCTGTATAATTAACGATTCTGCTAAATTAATTAATTCATTTTCAGAATCACTGACAATTGCTTTATTTATCAGGTCTTGATTATTAAATTTCGAATCAGCAATATTTTGTAAGATTTGTTTCGAGTAATTAACCATAAATCAATTCTAATAAAAAACCAGTCGATTGACTGGTTTGAAGATGATTACTTAACAGTGTCCTTTAAGGCCTTGCCAGGTTTAAAAGCCGGAACTTTCGATGCAGGGATTTTAATCTCAGCACCAGTTTGTGGATTACGGCCTGTGCGAGCTGCGCGATCACGAACTTCAAAGTTACCAAAGCCAATCAACTGAACTTTTTCGCCTTTTTTCAAATAACTTGCAATTGAATCAAAGACTGCGTCAACTGCAGCCGTTGCATCTTTTTTGGTTAGATCAGTTGCCTTTGCAACTGAATCAACTAGTTCTTGCTTATTTGCCATTAATTTCTCCTGTTTATTATTTTTGTAAAATTCACGGCTACCATGCATTTCACTAATAAAAATTTAACACAAAATGACCATGAAAAGTTAAAAAGATGCCTCAAAAGCCTGTCATAGCGCTAATTGTAACCTGTTTGTCACAGAAAAAGCGAAAATTTAGCCAGCTATTTCCTTGCACGAATTCTTAAGCGAATCGGTGTTCCGGCAAAATCAAAATTTTCACGAATCTGATTTTCCAAATATCTTTGATAACTAAAGTGCATTAACTCAGGATCGTTAACGAAAATAGCAAAAGTTGGTGGTGCAACGGCCACTTCGGTTGCATAGTATACTCGCAAGCGTTTTCCATTTTTTGTCGGTGTTGGATGAAGTGCAATCGCGTCAAGAATCGTTTGATTAAGAATCGAAGATTGGATCCTCATTTTATGATTATTATCAACTTTAATAACCATTTCAGGAATTTGGTTAAGTCTTTGGTTTGTTTTAGCAGAAACGAACATAATCGGTGCATAGTCCAAAAACTTAAATTCTTCCCGAATCTGTTCTGTAAACTGTTTCATAGAATAATTATCTTTTTCAATGGCATCCCACTTATTGACGACAATTACGACGGCCCGCCCTTCTTCAGTTGCAAGACCGGCAATATGTTTATCTTGATCTTGGATTCCGGTTGAAGCATCAATTACGACTAAGATCACATCAGCATTTTCAATTGCCATTTGAGCCCTCAAAACAGCATATTTTTCGGTACTCTCAATTACTTTTCCAGATTTCCTGATTCCAGCAGTGTCAGTGATCGTGAAAATGCGTCCCTGATTATCTTCGAATTGTGAATCAACCGTATCACGTGTCGTTCCTTGAACGTTGCTAACAATTGAACGATTTTGTTTGATCAAAGAATTAAAAATTGATGATTTTCCAACATTTGGGCGACCAATAATCGCAATTTTAATTTGGTCTTCCTGGTCCTGATCAATCGTCTCAACATTAACTTCATTTTTGAAAACATCAACGATCTCGTCTAAAAGGTCACCGACCCCATTACCATGAACAGCAGAAATTGGATAAGGATCACCAAAACCGAGTGAATAAAAATCATAGATTAAATCATGTTGTTCGATATTATCCAAGTGATTTACAGCTAAATAAATTGGTTGTTTTGATTGATAAAGAACTTTCGCAACCAATTGATCATCTTTCGTAATACCATTGTGGCCATCAACAACAAAAATAATCGCATCAGCTTCTTTAATTGCTAATTCGGCCTGTTCCTTAATTTCTTTAATAAAAACATCATTTGATGCCGATATTCCGCCAGTATCGATAACGGAAAACTTGCTTCCATTCCATTCCGCTTTTTCATATAGACGATCGCGGGTAACACCGGATAAATTATTCACGATTGCCTTTCTTGTACCAACAATTCGATTAAATAAAGTTGATTTCCCAACATTCGGTCTTCCAACTATTGCAATTGTATATTTTTTACTCATCTTTATAAGCATACAGAAAACACGCGATCATGCGCGTGTTTTGACAATTTCCAAAATTTTATTAACGACTTGATCAATCGACAATTCACTCGTGTCAATTTCGACCGCATCATCCGCTTTTCTTAAAGGACTGATCAAACGATGAGAGTCCTTATAATCTCGAGCAATGATTTCCTTTTTTATATCGTCCAAAGTGGCAGTGCTACCTTGGGCTTTATTCTCTTTAAAACGACGAATTGCTCTCTGATTCACACTAGCAATTAAAAATATTTTGGCTTCAGCGTTTGGCAACACAGTTGTACCAATATCACGTCCATCCATAACAACTGAGGAATTCTCAGTCATTTGTCTTTGCCTTTCAGTCATTTCATCACGAACTTTTTGATATGAAGATACCAGTGAAACATTGTTGGTTATTTCTTTAGATCTTATTGCCTCAGTGACATCCTGGCCATTGAGAATGACCCTCTGGACGGGGTCTGCTGGAATAAAATTCAAAGAAATTAGAGGAACTTTTTCAGATATTTCTTGCTCGTCTTCATAATCTATTTGATTTATTTTTGCATAAAGTGTCACTGCTCTGTACATTGCACCGGTATCTACATAAACAAAATTAAATTTTTTTGCAACGATTTTTGCAACTGTGGATTTACCTGACCCGGCAGGTCCGTCAATAGCAACCTGCATGCTAATTTCCGTTAACCTTTAGCACTTGTCCCGGAAGAAGAGTTGATCCAGAAGTCAAACCATTCAATTCATAAAGCTCCTCGACAGTTAAACCATAAAGGGATGCAATATGATACGCACTATCACCAGATTGAACTGTGTAAGTCGTTGCCGTGGAAGAAGAACTGGTTGTAGCACTACTGCTTTCTGCTACTGAACTAGAAGATTCTGCAGCCGCAATTGACGAAGAATCAGCAGCTGCTGCCGCAGATGAAGATGCATCCGTAGAACTACTCTGGCTGCTGCTTGCAGTACTGCTTGATGATACTGCCGATGAACTACTTTTCTTAGTAATCGACGCTTTTGAACTTGCAACACTTTTACTACTGTCACCCTTCTTGGCAATTGAACCAATCGTAGGAATTGCCAGCAAAATTACGAGCGTTGCAATAGCAAATGCAATAACCATCTTGCTATTAAGCTTAGTCAAAAAGCTAGTATTGTTTTTTTGGTTATTTGTTTTATCTTGTCTTGAATTAGCTTGATAATTGTTAGGATTATAATTATTTTTCGGTTTACCGAAATTACTCTGATCTTGATATTGTGCCTGGCTTTGTTGCTGAGGCTGATTAGAAGTAGAAGATTCCGGTTCCTGACTTGCTTGATTATATCGACTTGACGCAAAAAATGGTCCCGGTTGATCAGAAGAATTCTGTTGTCCTTGATCATTAAATTGCTGATAAAAACTTTGATTTTGTTCAGCTGAATTCTGACCAAAATTGAAATCCTGGCTATTATCAGCTCGATTGTTATTATTTCCTTGGTCTTGACGAGCTTGGTTGAAAGAATCAGAAGAATTCTGTTGTCCTTGATCATTAAATTGCTGATAAAAACTTTGATTTTGTTCAGCTGAATTCTGACCAAAATTGAAATCCTGGCTATTATCAGCTCGATTGTTATTATTTCCTTGGTCTTGACGAGCTTGGTTGAAAGAATCAGAAGAATTCTGTTGTCCTTGATCATTAAATTGCTGATAAAAACTTTGATTTTGTTCAGCTGAATTCTGACCAAAATTGAAATCCTGGCTATTATCAGCTCGATTGTTATTATTTCCTTGGTCTTGACGAGCTTGGTTGAAAGAATCAGAAGAATTCTGTTGTCCTTGATCATTAAATTGCTGATAAAAACTTTGATTTTGTTCAGCTGAATTCTGACCAAAATTGAAATCCTGGCTATTATCAGCTCGATTGTTATTATTTCCTTGGTCTTGACGAGCTTGGTTGAAAGAATCAGAAGAATTCTGTTGTCCTTGATCATTAAATTGCTGATAAAAACTTTGATTTTGTTCAGCTGAATTCTGACCAAAATTGAAATCCTGGCTATTATCAGCTCGATTGTTATTATTTCCTTGGTCTTGACGAGCTTGGTTGAAAGAATCAAAGGGCGAGGAAGAATTAAACGATTTAAAAAGATCATCTTCAGAAGCTGAATCTGCCGATTTAAAATTAAAAACATCATCCTGTTCTGAAGTTATTGAATTACTATTTGGATTAAAAGGCTGGTAAGCCCGTGTATCTTCAGAAGAATCAGAATTGCCACTACTTAAAGGCGGAAAAGGTGCCGAACTTGATTTTTTAGGATTTCTATCTTTATTGTCTTCGTTTGGATCATATGGTTGAAAGTCACTCATTTTTACCTCGTACAACAATTTATTCTATCATAGCCGCTTGGAGAAAAATTACCTAAAAGTTCGCTCAGCTTAGTTAATAAACGAGTTTTCTGATAGACCTTTAAAAAAATTATTAGCGTTTTTTAATTATCGTTTGATTTTTTCGATTTCTTTATCGGACAAAGAACGGTATTGTCCTTCTTTTAAGTTTCCAGTTGTTATTCCATCAAACATATCACGATTTAATTTAATCACTGGATGACCAATAAAATTCAGGATTTTTTTAATTTCATGGTTTTTGCCCTCTGCAATTGTAATCTCCATCAAACTTTCGTGACGTTTTTGATCGGTTTTTAAAACTCGAGCTGCCTGCGGAAAATAAATTTCTCCATCGAAACGCATAGGTTTGGTTAATTGATCAAGTTCGCTTTCATTAACGATTCCTTTGACCCACGCGCCATAGGTCCTTTTAATTCGATGTTTGGGATGAGTTAATTTTTGAGTTAATTCACCATCATTGGTTAACAACAAAACACCAGTCGTATCCTGATCTAATCGACCAACTGAAAAAATTCTCGTTTTCGTTTTAATGAGTTCAATAACGCTGGGCTGATTAGGATAGCTTCTGTTGGAAGAAACATAACCAGCCGGTTTATTTAAAAGATAATATTCAAAAATTTCCTCATTTATTTTCTTATCATTAACATAAACGACGTCATCAGAAGAAACCTTTTTTCCAAGTTTTGTGATCGTCTTACCATTGACTTTCACCTGACCATTGACAATCATTTCTTCTGCTTTTCTTCTGGAAGCCACCCCTGCTTGGGCAATTCTTTTTTGCAGTCTTTCTAATTGAGCCATTAATTTTTACTTTCTCTTTTTTTGTGTTTTTGAAACAATTCTATTTGATCATCATCGATATTATCTAAATTCTCAGGATCTGGTAATTCCGGCAAATCGTCAATTTTTTTTAATCCAAAATAATCGAGAAAAAAATTGGTTGTAGTATACAAAACTGGCCGGCCAACCTCGGCTTTTCTTCCAGATTCTTGAATAAGTTCTCTGGAAATAAGTCGAGAAATCGCTCCCGATGAATTAACTCCACGAATTTTATCAACCTCGATTCTTGTAACAGGTTGCTTGTAAGCGATTATTGTCAAAGTTTCCAAACTCGCTTTAGATAGGCTATTAGCGACCGGTGTTTGATAATATTTTTTTAAAAGTGATGCAAACGCACTTTTTGTTATTAAACGATAGACTTGATCATTCTCGATTAGCTTTATTGGATTTTGTCGATCTCGTTCCAATTGGTCAGACAAATGGTCCAAACTATCTTGTACTGCTGATCTATCGAAACCGGTTACTCTACTAATACTTTGAAGATCGATGCCATCGTCTCCAGCGACAAAAACCAAAGCAAACAATTGTGCCATTTGATCAAGATCAGGCATTCATTTCTCCTTTTATTAAAAATATTTGTTGTTCATCGTTTTGGCTAAGCAAAACAAAGTGATCTTTTGCTAATTCAAGAATCGCCAAAAAAGTAGTGATCATTTCATCATTGCTTGAAGATAATTTGAACAAATATTGGAATTTAACTTTTGAATCTATTTTCTTTTGATTAAAGAAAGTTTTTATCTCATTAATTTTGTCTGCAACTGAAAAATTTTCTTTTTCAATCATGCGTTTTTTTGGATGTAAATCGTTTTGCCGATTGGCAATTTCAAGAAAAGCTTCCTGCAAATCTTTTAAAGTTACACCGACCGACAAAGGTTTAATTTTAATATTTTCCGGAATTTTTGCAACCGGACGAGTAAAAGATAAGGAACGAGAATGCTCTAGCTTAGACATATCATTAGTAACAGCCTGATAACATTCATATTCTATCAGAGCATTGACCAATTCCGTTCTTGGATCGTCCTCTTCCTCTTCCTCTTCCTCTTGTTCATTTTTTACAGTTGGCAATAAAAAACGAGATTTTATTTTAATTAGCGTAGATGCCATGTATAAATATTCACCAGCTGAATCGAGTGAAGGACTTAATTGATCGTCAATAAAAGTCAAGAATTGGTCGGTAACTTTTGCAATCGGAAGATCAAAAATATCTAAT of the Oenococcus sp. UCMA 16435 genome contains:
- a CDS encoding segregation/condensation protein A; the protein is MNAKIVCVNDKKLTISLDDFSGPLDLLLHLIRTQELDIFDLPIAKVTDQFLTFIDDQLSPSLDSAGEYLYMASTLIKIKSRFLLPTVKNEQEEEEEEEDDPRTELVNALIEYECYQAVTNDMSKLEHSRSLSFTRPVAKIPENIKIKPLSVGVTLKDLQEAFLEIANRQNDLHPKKRMIEKENFSVADKINEIKTFFNQKKIDSKVKFQYLFKLSSSNDEMITTFLAILELAKDHFVLLSQNDEQQIFLIKGEMNA
- the scpB gene encoding SMC-Scp complex subunit ScpB → MPDLDQMAQLFALVFVAGDDGIDLQSISRVTGFDRSAVQDSLDHLSDQLERDRQNPIKLIENDQVYRLITKSAFASLLKKYYQTPVANSLSKASLETLTIIAYKQPVTRIEVDKIRGVNSSGAISRLISRELIQESGRKAEVGRPVLYTTTNFFLDYFGLKKIDDLPELPDPENLDNIDDDQIELFQKHKKRESKN